One Burkholderia pyrrocinia DNA segment encodes these proteins:
- a CDS encoding DUF3331 domain-containing protein, with protein sequence MKASKSLPALDPADVHVEILERSDTLLVVRWVEPGRCHYGEQRWRRRFAQRTGTCALSRQVIHRGDEVFRPAERPAPANAAAMISAAEVFALAGGR encoded by the coding sequence ATGAAGGCCTCCAAATCCCTGCCTGCGCTCGATCCCGCCGACGTCCACGTCGAAATCCTCGAACGTTCCGATACGCTGCTCGTCGTCCGCTGGGTCGAACCCGGACGCTGTCACTACGGCGAACAGCGCTGGCGCCGCCGCTTCGCGCAACGCACCGGCACCTGCGCACTGTCGCGCCAGGTCATCCACCGCGGCGACGAAGTCTTCCGCCCGGCCGAACGCCCGGCGCCCGCGAATGCGGCCGCGATGATCTCCGCCGCCGAAGTATTCGCGTTGGCCGGAGGCAGGTAA
- a CDS encoding ureidoglycolate lyase produces the protein MKLLRFGDKHHEKPGLLDAHGHIRDLSGVIDDIAGDALAPASLARLRDIPPSSLPLVEGTPRLGACVGRVGKFICIGLNYSDHAAESGMEVPKEPVVFGKWTSAISGPNDDVEIPRGSEKTDWEVELGVVIGQGGRYIAEADALSHVAGYCVVNDVSEREFQLERGGTWDKGKGNDTFGPLGPWLVTADEVPDPHALRLWLDVDGHRYQNGTTATMVFRVPHLISYLSRFMSLQPGDVISTGTPPGVGLGQKPPVYLRAGQVITLGIDGLGEQRQRTVQA, from the coding sequence ATGAAACTGCTGAGATTTGGCGACAAACACCATGAAAAGCCGGGCCTGCTCGATGCGCATGGCCACATCCGCGACCTGTCCGGCGTGATCGACGACATCGCCGGCGACGCGCTGGCGCCGGCGTCGCTCGCGCGGCTGCGCGACATTCCGCCGTCGTCGCTGCCGCTCGTCGAAGGCACGCCACGGCTCGGCGCGTGCGTCGGCCGCGTCGGCAAGTTCATCTGCATCGGGCTCAACTATTCCGATCACGCGGCCGAATCGGGGATGGAGGTGCCGAAGGAGCCGGTTGTGTTCGGCAAGTGGACGAGCGCGATCTCGGGGCCGAACGACGACGTCGAGATTCCGCGCGGCTCGGAGAAGACCGACTGGGAAGTCGAGCTCGGCGTGGTGATCGGCCAGGGCGGCCGCTATATCGCGGAAGCCGACGCGCTGTCGCACGTCGCCGGCTACTGCGTCGTGAACGACGTGTCGGAGCGCGAATTCCAGCTCGAACGCGGCGGCACGTGGGACAAGGGCAAGGGCAACGACACGTTCGGGCCGCTCGGCCCGTGGCTCGTGACGGCCGACGAAGTGCCCGATCCGCACGCGCTGCGGCTGTGGCTCGACGTCGACGGCCACCGCTACCAGAACGGCACGACCGCGACGATGGTGTTCCGCGTGCCGCACCTGATCAGCTACCTGAGCCGCTTCATGAGCCTGCAGCCGGGCGACGTGATCTCGACCGGCACGCCGCCGGGCGTCGGCCTCGGGCAGAAACCGCCCGTCTATCTGCGCGCCGGGCAGGTGATCACGCTCGGCATCGACGGGCTCGGCGAGCAGCGCCAGCGCACCGTGCAGGCCTGA
- a CDS encoding oxidoreductase, whose protein sequence is MHAWSARHVPAQGGKVAVVTGANSGLGWQLAETLAAKGATVVMGCRDAARAAQAAEAIRRLHPDARVEVDALDLADLASIERFAADVSERHGRVDILCNNAGVMFLPLRHTHDGFEMQFGTNHLGHFALTGHLLPALRAARRARVVTMSSGFNRGGRIRIDDLRAEQRYNRYLAYCDSKLANLVFAIELQRRFERAAFAGISVAAHPGYAATNLQFAGPTMDSSPARAALMRAANRYLAQPADQGALPAIHAATAPDLAGGAYIGPSGWFESRGLPALASVPRSARDVASAALLWEASEAATGVRFLSSGAPAGRSPGRPFDTAAEAR, encoded by the coding sequence ATGCATGCATGGAGCGCGCGCCACGTCCCGGCGCAGGGCGGCAAGGTCGCGGTCGTGACCGGCGCCAACAGCGGCCTCGGCTGGCAGCTCGCGGAGACGCTGGCCGCGAAGGGCGCCACGGTCGTGATGGGCTGCCGCGACGCCGCGCGCGCCGCGCAGGCGGCCGAGGCGATCCGCCGACTCCATCCCGATGCACGCGTCGAAGTCGATGCGCTCGACCTCGCCGATCTCGCGTCGATCGAACGCTTCGCGGCCGACGTCTCCGAACGCCACGGCCGCGTCGATATCCTCTGCAACAACGCCGGCGTGATGTTCCTGCCGCTGCGGCACACGCACGACGGCTTCGAGATGCAGTTCGGCACCAACCACCTCGGCCATTTCGCGCTGACCGGCCATTTGCTGCCGGCACTGCGCGCCGCGCGGCGGGCGCGCGTCGTGACGATGTCGAGCGGTTTCAACCGCGGCGGCCGGATTCGCATCGACGACCTGCGTGCCGAGCAGCGCTACAACCGTTATCTCGCCTATTGCGACAGCAAGCTCGCGAACCTCGTGTTCGCAATCGAACTGCAACGCCGCTTCGAGCGCGCCGCGTTCGCCGGAATCAGCGTCGCCGCGCATCCCGGCTATGCGGCGACCAACCTGCAGTTCGCGGGCCCGACGATGGACAGCTCGCCCGCCCGCGCCGCGCTGATGCGTGCCGCGAACCGTTATCTCGCGCAGCCGGCCGACCAGGGTGCGCTGCCCGCGATCCACGCGGCAACCGCGCCCGATCTCGCGGGCGGTGCGTATATCGGGCCGTCCGGCTGGTTCGAATCGCGCGGGTTGCCGGCGCTCGCGAGCGTGCCGCGCTCGGCGCGCGACGTGGCTTCGGCAGCGTTGCTGTGGGAAGCATCGGAAGCCGCGACCGGCGTGCGGTTCCTCAGTTCGGGCGCGCCGGCCGGGCGCTCGCCGGGCCGGCCGTTCGACACGGCGGCCGAGGCGCGCTGA
- a CDS encoding TauD/TfdA family dioxygenase, which translates to MQAAQHRIEDWRTFSADAAIAAIAAATIGDGAVDVEWSDTRRSPFHFDWLRDNCACSACVHAVTREQVFEIADAREDLSALTVHVETDGALHVEWNDGHRSAWSPGWLRAHAYDDASRAERQAAHGRHVWAGDDATAIGVFAWGDVMEDDGVLLAWLAALQRTGLTLVEGVPAERGRVDEIARRIGLIRESNFGVLFDVESKPRPDSNAYTSLNLPPHTDLPTRELQPGVQFLHCLANDATGGDSVFLDGFALADALRREHPADFEQLASTPFEFWNKSANSDYRCSAPVIGLDARGNVTEVRVANFLRGPLDAPAGSVAAVYRAYRRFLALAREPRFRVQRRLRAGDMWAFDNRRVLHARTEFDPSTGRRHLQGCYVDRDELLSRWRVLSRSAPAAAAVR; encoded by the coding sequence ATGCAGGCAGCGCAACACCGTATCGAGGACTGGCGGACGTTTTCCGCCGACGCGGCCATCGCGGCCATTGCGGCGGCAACGATCGGCGACGGAGCGGTGGACGTCGAGTGGAGCGACACGCGACGATCGCCGTTCCATTTCGACTGGCTGCGCGACAACTGCGCGTGTTCCGCATGCGTGCACGCGGTCACACGCGAACAGGTATTCGAGATCGCCGACGCGCGCGAGGACCTGTCGGCGCTCACCGTGCACGTCGAAACCGACGGCGCGCTGCATGTCGAGTGGAACGACGGGCATCGCAGCGCGTGGTCGCCGGGCTGGTTGCGCGCGCATGCGTACGACGACGCATCGCGCGCCGAGCGCCAGGCCGCGCACGGGCGGCACGTATGGGCCGGCGACGATGCGACGGCGATCGGCGTGTTCGCGTGGGGCGACGTGATGGAGGACGACGGCGTATTGCTCGCGTGGCTCGCCGCGTTGCAGCGCACGGGATTGACGCTCGTCGAGGGCGTGCCGGCCGAGCGCGGCCGCGTCGACGAGATCGCGCGCCGCATCGGCCTGATCCGCGAGAGCAATTTCGGCGTGCTGTTCGACGTCGAATCGAAGCCGCGCCCGGACAGCAATGCGTATACGTCGCTCAACCTGCCGCCGCATACCGATCTGCCGACGCGCGAGCTACAGCCGGGCGTGCAGTTCCTGCATTGCCTCGCGAACGACGCGACGGGCGGCGACAGCGTGTTCCTCGACGGCTTCGCGCTCGCGGATGCGCTGCGGCGCGAGCATCCGGCCGATTTCGAGCAGCTTGCGTCGACGCCGTTCGAGTTCTGGAACAAGAGTGCGAACAGCGACTACCGCTGCTCGGCGCCGGTGATCGGGCTCGATGCGCGCGGCAACGTGACCGAGGTGCGCGTCGCGAACTTCCTGCGCGGGCCGCTCGATGCGCCGGCCGGATCGGTCGCGGCCGTCTATCGCGCGTACCGGCGGTTTCTCGCGCTCGCGCGCGAGCCGCGTTTTCGCGTGCAGCGACGCTTGCGGGCGGGTGACATGTGGGCGTTCGACAACCGGCGCGTGCTGCATGCGCGCACCGAGTTCGATCCGTCGACGGGCCGCCGGCATCTGCAGGGCTGTTATGTCGATCGCGACGAACTGCTGTCGCGGTGGCGTGTGCTGTCGCGTTCGGCGCCTGCCGCAGCCGCGGTGCGTTGA
- a CDS encoding DUF4148 domain-containing protein produces the protein MKSLVSAVVAAAALSASFGAFAQSTVTRAQVKNELVQLEQAGYKPGVSSPYYPNDIQSAEARVHGADASGYGAQPAPLVHSGAPAAAASSNARDSIFFGQ, from the coding sequence ATGAAATCGCTCGTTTCCGCAGTCGTTGCCGCTGCCGCCCTGTCCGCTTCGTTTGGCGCATTCGCGCAAAGCACCGTGACCCGCGCGCAAGTGAAGAACGAACTGGTCCAGCTCGAACAAGCCGGCTACAAGCCGGGCGTGTCGAGCCCGTACTACCCGAACGACATCCAGAGCGCCGAAGCGCGCGTTCATGGCGCCGACGCCAGCGGCTACGGCGCGCAACCGGCTCCGCTCGTCCACTCGGGCGCCCCGGCTGCCGCAGCGTCGTCGAACGCACGCGACTCGATCTTCTTCGGCCAGTAA
- a CDS encoding SDR family oxidoreductase: protein MRLQGKRALVTAAGQGIGRATALRFASEGADVLATDINEAALVSLEADAERAGSRLTTRRLDVTDAHDVAALAASERAFDVLFNCAGYVHHGSILDCDEDAWAFSLNLNVTSMYRLIRALLPAMLEAGGASIINMASAASSVKGVPNRFVYGTTKAAVIGLTKAVAADFVEQRIRCNAICPGTIESPSLEARIAEQARTRQVSTDTVRQAFVARQPMGRIGSADEVAALALYLASDEASFTTGAIHLIDGGWSN from the coding sequence ATGAGATTGCAGGGCAAGCGCGCGCTGGTGACGGCGGCCGGGCAGGGCATCGGCCGCGCGACCGCGCTGCGGTTCGCAAGCGAGGGCGCCGACGTGCTGGCGACCGATATCAACGAAGCCGCGCTCGTGAGTCTCGAGGCCGACGCCGAACGCGCGGGAAGCAGGCTGACCACGCGGCGGCTCGACGTCACCGACGCGCACGACGTCGCGGCACTCGCCGCGAGCGAACGCGCGTTCGACGTGCTGTTCAACTGCGCGGGCTACGTGCATCACGGCTCGATCCTTGACTGCGACGAAGACGCGTGGGCGTTCTCGCTGAACCTGAACGTCACGTCGATGTACCGGTTGATCCGCGCGCTGCTGCCCGCGATGCTCGAAGCGGGCGGCGCGTCGATCATCAACATGGCATCGGCCGCGTCGAGCGTGAAGGGCGTGCCGAACCGCTTCGTGTACGGCACGACCAAGGCGGCCGTGATCGGCCTGACCAAGGCGGTGGCCGCCGATTTCGTCGAGCAGCGCATCCGTTGCAACGCGATCTGCCCGGGCACGATCGAGTCGCCGTCGCTGGAGGCACGGATTGCCGAGCAGGCGCGCACGCGCCAGGTGTCGACCGACACCGTGCGCCAGGCGTTCGTCGCGCGCCAGCCGATGGGGCGCATCGGCAGCGCGGACGAAGTGGCCGCACTGGCGCTGTACCTGGCCTCCGACGAAGCGTCGTTCACGACCGGCGCGATTCACCTGATCGACGGCGGCTGGTCGAACTGA